A region of the Primulina eburnea isolate SZY01 chromosome 7, ASM2296580v1, whole genome shotgun sequence genome:
atctcatttccatggtcaaattgcgcccaatatgttagtcatctaaggggtgaggccagaacatggttttctacccaccaatgggggccagaacagaacatggttttatacccaccaatgggggccagacagaacatggttttatacccaccaatgggggccagacagattacaattctcgtcccatttcaaattcgaatcgtaACAGTGCAACAGAATTCAGAGGTAACAGACAGAACTATTCAaattttcagattttagagTTTCAGACGGATTCAGCGGAATCAAAGAATTTCGAAGCATAGAATAAAACACATAATCGATCAAATTTTAAACAGAACAGATAGTATTTTTCGAAAAGGAAGAcacacatacatgcatgtcatgatatacatattcaagtttaaaaatacaagcgaatatatatcaaaagccaCTTACCTATTTCTTGTACGAAGCTTTCTCTTGAAAATTCGGCAGCACTTCGGCGCAATTCTAACAAATACTGTCTTCACTTCAGCAGCACCTCGACGCAAAAACTCTAACACTTGAATCGCACGAGTTCCTCCCTTTTTCTTTGAGTTTCGGCCGAGTGGTTTAGGGTGAGGGGGAAGAGCCGAAATTTTTGAGGCTTTGTGAGATGATTTTTGAAGTGCATTTTATGTGTGGTCTTGGGAGGTATTTATAGGAAGAAAAATGACCCTCCAACTAGCCATGGACAAAATCTTGAGCTCCAAGGAAGCCATAATTGTGGTCTTGATGTAGGTACAAAGTTCCATGCATGAAAATCAAAAATCCCATGCATTCCTCAAGTTCTAGATTAGTCATGAATGTGGCTCAAAATCTCATGCACTCCTTAAATGTCAACTTGATTTTCTAAAGAGTCATTTTTTACCTTATTAATGTGTCTTAACCTTTAGCTCATCCCTTagcttcttccttgcttatctCAAAAGTTGATTCTTGCCCATTTAACTTGTCCAAGCCTTTAGCTCATCTTTTAGTTCCCTTTTTGGTCCGGTTAGGACAAGATTGGTTGAGCTGCTTTGAGCTGAAAGATcgagtccttgagctggggttttactcctcccgTGATAACTCCTCGATTGACGCAGTTAATTGCAGCTCGGCTTCCCGTTGAGCTAATCCCTGAGCTTTGAAGTTACATCCTCGAGTCAAGTTAGCTGAAAATCTAAGTTAATATACAAGTTATCTAGTTGGAACGAAAATTTTAGAGCTTAGTTTGAGTTAAACTTCAAGTTCATACTACTTACTCGATTTGCTTCGAATCGTAAAATCatgggttctcacatccctccctccttattgaatgtttcgtcctcgaaacttgcatTAACTTGATCTTTCGAATAGTTGAGAGTATTGTGACCGCATCTCTTACTCGAGTTCCCAAGTTGCCTCTCTTTCAGTATGATTTGACCACTGTACCTTGACATAAGGTATTGTCCTGTGCCTCAATACTTGGTCTTTTGTGTCCACTATTCGAATAGGGACTTCTTCGTATTTGAGTTCTTCATTGAGGTTTCCCTCAATCATCAGTGGTACAACCTTGAATACATGATTCGGGTCTGGGACATACTTCCTCAGCTGTGAGATGTGGAAGACATTATGTATCCTGGACATATCAGGCGGTAAAGCTAGACGGTAGGCTAAGGTTCCGACCCTCTCCAGTATTTCGAACGGTCCTACATATCTCGGATTCAACTTTCCGGATTTACTGAACCGAAATACTCCTTTCATGGGAGAGACCTTAACGTAAGCTTTCTCACCAATTTCCAACTGTAAGGGTCTTCTCTTCAGATCGGCCCAGCATTTTTGCCTATCTTGGGCTGCCTTGAGTCTTTCCTTGATTGTTACTACTTTAACAACGGTTAGCTGAATGAGTTCTGGTCCGGTAACAGCTTTTTCTCCGACCTCGTCCCAATATAGGGGCGACCTACACCTTCTTCCATACAAAGCCTCATACggagccatctcaatgctactatgatagctgttgttataaGCGAATTCGATCAGGGGTAACTGTTCACTCCAATTTCCAGAAAAATCCAGTGCACATGCCCTCAGCATATCTTCGAGGGTTTGAATTGTCCTTTCGGTCTGGCCATCAGTCTGGGGATGATAGGACGTGCTGAGAGTAACCTTGATTCCCATAGCCTTTTGgaaacttttccaaaatcttGATACAAATCTTGGATCTCTGTCAGACAGAATACTCGCTGGAATTCCATGTAGCCTCACTATGTTGTCCACATACAAAATGGCTAATTtatccaaattataattcattCGTGCTGGCAAGAAATGAGCAGtcttggtcaatctgtcaatgatcaCCCAGATCCCATCGTGTCCCTGTCTTGATCGTGGTAGTCCTACTACGAAATCCATGAAGATGTTATCCCACTTCCAATCTGGTATCTCCAATGGCTGTAAAAGTCCTCCAGGCCTTGGATGTTGtgccttgacttgttgacagaCTAAACACTTAGCAACAAAGATAGctacatctttcttcataccgtTCCACCAGTAGTTATTTTTCAAATCccggtacatcttggtgcttccTAGATGTAATGAAAATCTCGATTTATGTGCATCGGCCATCACTTCTTCTCGAATTTCATCGACATTTGGCACAtacaatcgtcctttcatccagaGTATTCCATTTTCGTTAATTTGAAATTCTGGAACTTTTCCTTCTTGGATTTGTTCCTTAATTTTAAGGATGGAGGTGTCTTCACTCTGCTTCAATTTGATGGTCTCTCGAAGATTTGGTTGTACTGATAGGGAATTTAAGTTCACCTTCCCATGGTTCCTTCGACTTCAACTGCATCTGCCACCTTATTTGCCTTACCCGGATGGTAATTAATTGACAGATCATAGTCTTTGAGAAGTtccatccatcttctttgtCTCATGTTTAATTCTTTTTGAGTGAAAATGTACTTAAGGCTCTGGTGATCGGTAAACACCTCACATTTTACTCCATaaagatagtgcctccaaattttGAGCGCAAATACTACTGCAGCTAACTCCAAGTCATGAGTGGGGTAATTTTGCTCATATGGTTTCAATTGtcgtgaggcataagcaattacctgaccctcttgcataagcacacacccTAATACTTCCTTTGATGCGTCACTGTATACAGTGAAATTCTTACCATCCTCGGGAAGAATGAGTACTGGTGTGGATGCGAGTTTTGTCTTCAGGGTTTCAAAACTCTTTTCACAAGCCTCATTCTAaatgaatttcgaatttttctaaGTGAGTTTGGTGAGTGGAATGGCTATTGAAGAAAATCCTTCCACAAATTTTCTATAGTAACCTACTAATCCCAGAAAAGTTCTTACTTCAGTCACTGTCTTTGGTTGTGGCCAATCCATGATTGCCTCTACCTTCTTAGGATCTACTGACACTCCTAATTCAGAGATTATATGGCCTAGGAATGCCACACTttttaaccaaaattcacacttcttgaatttggcaTATAGCTCCTTTTCCCATAGTGTCTGCAAAGTGAGACACAGATGTTCTCTGTGTTCTTCTTCACTTGGTGAGTACACaaggatatcatctatgaagacAACCACAAACTTGTCGAGGTATGGTttgaatacccgattcatcaggtccatgaatgTTGCATGAGCATTCGTTAGGCCAAAAGGCATTACTGtgattcgtaatgtccatatcttgtcctaaaagcagttttaGGGATGTCTTCCGCTTTGACCTTCAACTGATGGTAACCAGATCTCAGATCTAGTTTTGAGAAGACCTTGACTCCCTTTAACTGATCGAAAAGATCATATATTCTTGTGAGTGGATACTTATTCATTATGGTGATCTTGTTCAACTCCTGGTAGTTGATGCGTAGTCTCAATGCTTCCgtcctttttctttacaaaaagcaTTGGGGCTCCCCATGGAGATGCACTGGGGCGAATCTGCTTCTTGTCTAGTAATTCCTGCAGTTGCTCCTTTAGCTCTTTTAATTcggctggagccattcggtatggtgccttCGATATTGGCGCAGCACCAAGgaccaaattgatttcaaattctactTCCCTATCTGGTATCTCTCTCGGTAGTTCCTCGGGGaaaacgtctggaaattcttgaacaattggAATTTCCTCCAACCttgggacttcttcttctttgaaTTCATTGATCACTGCCAAGTAAATTTCTTCTCCTCCCTTTATAGCTTTCCAGGCTTGTGAAGCCGATAGTAGagattttctttctttggatttTCCTTGATATATGACTTCCTCCTTAGTCGAAGTCTGAAGTCTAATATCTTTCTTTTGGCAGTCTACTATGGTATGGTTTTTAgctaaccagtccattccaaggatgatgtcaaactcaaccatattgagttgaatcaatttcacttcaAAAGTTTGATTGTTGATACCAATTGTACAGTTTCGATACACTTTGTGTGTTTCAATTGTTTTGCTGGCAAATGTTGCTACTCTTAACGATTCACTAACAATATCATGCTCAAGTTTAAGCTTTTTAGCAAATCTTCTAGACACAAATGAATGTgtggcaccacaatcaaacaaagcATATGCAGGTATTTTTTTGAGTAAGATGGTACCTGCCACCACTTCATTGGTGTTATCAGCTTCTTCTTGGGTTATTGCATAAACCCGAGCATTAGTCTTGTTTTCATGTTGCTTGCTGGGCCCCGTCCCTTTGTCCTTGTTGTCTGGACAATCTTTAATTATATGGCCCACCTTCCACACTTAAAACAAGCGCCTGACTTCCGATAACATTCTCCAACATGCTTCCGTTGACATGTATCACACCACTTTCCTTCGGTGTTTCCATCGCTGCCAGGAATTTCCTTTGAAAGACCCACCTGAATAATTTGGTTTCTTAAACTTGGGACCATTCTGAGTAGATTGACTGCTTATCGGTCTTTTGTTCTTGTTTTCTTCCTCGCGTCGCTTGATATCAGTTTCTGCGCTCATTGCAGCGCCCATCAAATCCGCAAATCTGTTTGGCTTGAATACTGCCAATGCCTGACTGAATTCGACTGTTGAGTCCCTTCTTGAATCAATGCATTTTTAACGTTTCATCTGACATGATCGTTGGGACATAGGTTCCCAGATCGTTGAACCGTGAAGTGTATTCCATTACTGACATGTCCGGAACTTGTTTGAAGTTTTCGAATTCTCCCATCTTCTGTAGTTGAAATTCAGCGGGATAGTTTTGTTTCAAAAATTCTCTCTTAAAAATCTGTCCATGTTATCTCTTCCACTTCTGCCAAAGATGGCGACACAGTTTCCCACCATTTCTTAGCTCGGTCTTCCAACAACGGTGTTACAACCTCCACTCTCAGTTCTTCAGGTATCTCCAGTAAATGTAGTTGTGTTTCGACGTTCTTGAGCCAGTTGTGACTGACCTCTGGGTCTGGGTTCCCATCGAAAGTTGGAACTCGATTCCTTCGGAGGGATTCATAATGGTATTTAATCCCACGCGGTTGTGGTTCTTGAGGTGGTTGAATAGCGTTAGCCAATGGGTTTACGAATCCTTGCAACGTCGCTGCTACGATAGTGGATATTGCCGTCATATCCTCTTGACTGAGATTCACTCTtggcggtggtggtggtgggTTTTCATCTTGGTTGGCGCCACGAGGGTTATGGTTGTTTCGGGGTGGTGTACCTGCCATTTTCTATAAACaggtattttattaatttgtttgccaCAAGATttaatcaaagaaataatttcattaaattgaaaattttttcatacaaccaaatatttttcaaaacaaccgattaataaaatatttctggATACAATCGAAGCCTATTCTAGAACTCTCTCTCGCTACTCGTCTATTACTTCTCCATCCCCTACTGCTTCATTAATTTCTTCCTCCATAGGGTTCTCTCCCAGTTGTTCTATGAGTTCTTCCATATTGACCATCTCATTTTGTAGGTGCTCAATATAATTCTGCAGTTGTGTGTTGTGGTGATCGAGGTTGTTAACTTGATCCGGCAGCTCCTATATCGCTGATTGATTTACTTTCTCGTCGTTTTCCTGCTCGTCAATTTGTTTTTGAAGACTGATGTTGAATTTTGAGAAGACTATCATTTCGGATTTGAAACGAGCCAATCTGTCCTGTGCTTTGTTTAACTCTTGCTTAGTGATCTCATGACGACGTTCTGACTCTAGGTGATAAGCTGCATATCGCCTAACGTCTTCGCGTAGTTTCTTTTCTTCCACTCTGGCTTCACGGAGATCCTCCATCATGCACACGTTGTTTCCGTCCAGCTGATAGTTATCTCTCTCAAGTTTATCATTCTTTTCTTTCAGCGTTTTAATTTCTGACTCCTTTTCTTGAAGTTGTTTTTGAAGTTCGTTTATAATGCTTTGGAGATCCATACTGgtttcctataaaaaaaatttttatagATAAGATACTCGTCATATTTGCAATAGaagtttcaaaataatttgataCACATAATTTCTAAGTCGCAATTTACTACCATCTAGATACTTTATCATAACACTAATCTAATCGAATATCTCTCCGCCGTCGCTGTTGCTGGCACTGTCGTATCCGGCCACTTCCATCGATGCTATCTCCTCTTCCTCCATGTTCTCTATCACCAAATATAGGTAGTTATTCTGATCTTGCAGTCTGTCCATCGTGTCGTGGAGCTTCGAAATGTACCGATCCTGCCTAGTGATGTACTTTTCCTAGCGCTGACGGGCCTGAGCAGCACGTCCTCGCTCTGTCTCCACTCTCTCCAATAAATACCTGATAAGTGAAGCTAAGCGCGTGATGCAAGCGGAATCGGTCGGTATCTACATCAGCTGGCTCTCAGCCAAATCTAGATGATGTGTCAATCGCTGAACATCAGTCTCAAGTATGTGTCTAACCTCACTAAGCTCTTGTTTCTCCAATCTTTCCTTGGTTAGTTGCGCTTTCAAAGTCGCGATCTCCCTAGTCTGATTATCAATCGTAAACTGACGCATGCGAAGGGCAGCCTGAGCGCGAGTACGTGGAGCAACCATTTCCTAGGGTAAAATTCGAAAGTCGAGTATCAGAATCGTATAAAGGATAGAAAGGCACAAATAGTAGAAACAAAG
Encoded here:
- the LOC140835762 gene encoding uncharacterized protein; translation: MGAAMSAETDIKRREEENKNKRPISSQSTQNGPKFKKPNYSDCPDNKDKGTGPSKQHENKTNARVYAITQEEADNTNEVVAGTILLKKIPAYALFDCGATHSFVSRRFAKKLKLEHDIVSESLRVATFASKTIETHKVYRNSKNHTIVDCQKKDIRLQTSTKEEVIYQGKSKERKSLLSASQAWKAIKGGEEIYLAVINEFKEEEVPRLEEIPIVQEFPDVFPEELPREIPDREVEFEINLVLGAAPISKAPYRMAPAELKELKEQLQELLDKKQIRPSASPWGAPMLFVKKKDGSIETTHQLPGVEQDHHNE